A DNA window from Ficedula albicollis isolate OC2 chromosome 1, FicAlb1.5, whole genome shotgun sequence contains the following coding sequences:
- the STOML3 gene encoding stomatin-like protein 3 has protein sequence MDPQRERPKKMNTEHLIADRQDGIGVCGWILVSLSFLLVLITFPVSIWACIKVVREYERAVVFRLGRILSKKAKGPGLILVLPCTDTFIKVDLRTVTCKIPPQEILTRDAVTAQVDGVVRYRIHSAVSAVANVTDVHSATLLLAQTSLRNVLGTQSLAQLLAGREEIAHSIQAALDSATEQWGVKVARVEIKDIRIPMAMQRAMAAEAEAARETKAKVVAAEGERNASKALQEASMVLTESPAGLPLRYLQTLTAVAAQNNSTIVFPLPMNMFGSLGKKSTGA, from the exons ATGGATCCCCAGAGAGAGAGACCTAAGAAAATGAACACAGAACATCTAATTG CTGACAGGCAGGATGGAATTGGTGTCTGTGGTTGGATCCTGGTTTCCCTTTCATTCCTCCTGGTGCTTATTACCTTCCCTGTTTCCATCTGGGCGTGTATTAAG GTTGTCAGAGAATATGAACGTGCTGTTGTATTTCGTCTGGGACGTATACTGTCTAAGAAAGCAAAGGGACCAG gactGATCCTTGTCCTTCCATGTACAGATACATTTATCAAGGTTGATCTTAGGACAGTCACCTGTAAGATTCCTCCACAAGAG ATCCTCACGAGAGATGCTGTTACTGCCCAGGTGGATGGGGTGGTGCGCTACAGGATCCACAGCGCGGTCAGTGCAGTTGCCAATGTCACTGATGTCCACTCTGCTACCTTGCTCCTGGCACAGACAAGCCTGAGAAACGTTCTGGGTACACAGAGCTtggctcagctgctggcaggtcGTGAGGAGATTGCACACAGTATCCAG GCTGCCCTGGACAGTGCCACGGAGCAGTGGGGAGTCAAAGTGGCTCGTGTGGAGATCAAAGACATCCGGATCCCCATGGCCATGCAGAGGGCAATGGCAGCTGAGGCAGAGGCTGCTCGAGAGACAAAAGCTAAG GTTGTGGCagctgaaggagaaaggaatgCTTCCAAAGCTCTCCAGGAGGCCTCCATGGTGCTGACCGAGTCTCCAGCAGGTCTGCCACTGCGTTACCTGCAAACTTTaacagctgtggcagcacagaatAATTCCACCATTGTCTTCCCTCTCCCAATGAATATGTTTGGGAGTTTGGGCAAGAAAAGTACAGGGGCATAG